The Micromonospora sediminicola genome contains a region encoding:
- a CDS encoding DegT/DnrJ/EryC1/StrS family aminotransferase, producing MVGPHPEFIPPARPIIGEAEIEAAVRVLRSGRVVQGPEVAAFEEEFGDLVAGRHCVAVNSGTSALQLTLMALGFGPGDEVIVPSFSFAASGNAVRLVGAEPVFVDIEPGSFCVDPEAVAAAITPKTVAIMPVHLYGHPAAMDRIMAIAQQHGLAVVEDAAQAHGAELNGTPVGAFGTAGCFSFYPTKNMHSLEGGMITTADADLARTLRLLRNQGMEQRYANEIVGANMRMTDVAAAIGRVQLGQLDGWTEQRRANAKFLDSAITGMVTPPVADGAKHVYHQYTVRVRGDRDAAQARLTELGIGNAVYYPTPIHRLKPYLVDGKPGAWDLPETERAAAEVVSLPVHPSLTQAELERIAEGANLAGGAR from the coding sequence ATGGTCGGGCCGCATCCAGAGTTCATTCCCCCAGCACGACCGATCATCGGCGAGGCCGAGATCGAGGCGGCTGTCCGGGTGCTGCGGAGCGGCCGGGTCGTCCAGGGCCCGGAGGTCGCGGCGTTCGAGGAGGAGTTCGGTGACCTGGTCGCCGGCCGGCACTGCGTCGCCGTCAACTCCGGCACCTCGGCCCTGCAGCTGACCCTGATGGCGCTCGGCTTCGGCCCGGGCGACGAGGTCATCGTGCCCTCGTTCTCCTTCGCCGCCAGCGGCAACGCGGTCCGGCTGGTCGGCGCCGAGCCGGTCTTCGTCGACATCGAGCCGGGCAGCTTCTGCGTCGACCCGGAGGCGGTCGCCGCGGCGATCACCCCGAAGACCGTCGCGATCATGCCGGTGCACCTCTACGGGCACCCCGCCGCGATGGACCGGATCATGGCGATCGCGCAGCAGCACGGCCTGGCCGTCGTCGAGGACGCCGCCCAGGCGCACGGCGCCGAGCTGAACGGCACCCCGGTCGGCGCCTTCGGCACCGCCGGCTGCTTCAGCTTCTACCCGACCAAGAACATGCACTCCCTCGAGGGCGGCATGATCACCACCGCCGACGCGGATCTCGCCCGCACCCTGCGGCTGCTGCGCAACCAGGGCATGGAGCAGCGGTACGCCAACGAGATCGTCGGCGCCAACATGCGGATGACCGACGTGGCCGCCGCCATCGGCCGGGTGCAGCTCGGCCAGCTCGACGGGTGGACCGAGCAGCGTCGCGCCAACGCCAAGTTCCTCGACTCCGCCATCACCGGCATGGTCACCCCGCCGGTCGCCGACGGCGCGAAGCACGTCTACCACCAGTACACGGTGCGGGTGCGGGGCGACCGGGACGCCGCCCAGGCCCGCCTCACCGAGCTGGGCATCGGCAACGCGGTCTACTACCCGACCCCGATCCACCGGCTCAAGCCGTACCTCGTCGACGGCAAGCCGGGCGCGTGGGACCTGCCGGAGACCGAGCGGGCCGCCGCCGAGGTGGTCTCGCTGCCGGTGCACCCGTCGCTGACCCAGGCCGAGCTGGAGCGGATCGCCGAGGGCGCGAACCTGGCCGGAGGTGCCCGATGA